The DNA sequence ATATAAAGGTTcctggtgaacttcatttactcaagtcaagtggctctataCCACAGAGcacgtttgcaatgaggttaaaacgctcactaagtGACTACTTCATTGGAAATGGATATGTAAATGCCCGCATGTTTgtatgacaagttctggattctatcgcggttcatgttggtgacatgatcttcattggaagcccttaaggAGTTAAGGGAAAATGGTGAacatttgaaatccgagtttgagatgaaggatcttaggAGAACATGATTTTGTCTCAGTTTGAAACTTGATCATCGGGTTGATGGATACTTAGgcgttttgacaaggtcaagccttcaaggacacccatgatcgtccgtagtcttgatcctaaaaaggatcctctttgtttgaaggatgatgacgaagatgtgctagaggcaaaagtgccctACATAAttagtacaataggcacattattgcacaagaccggacatctcatttgctgtgaacttgttagctagacgtAGCTCTgggccaacgcgacgccattgaaTTGATGTAAAATATATCTCTCGATACTtaagatgtatgattgatatgggcttgttctatccctacagagagatgatgggttcagacccatcacacaccaggaatgtcgccaacactggcctgcgtcctatatccccatcccaaaacgatattggtgatttggaaggttttgcttattctgggtacctctctgacccacacaaaggtcattcctaaactggttaagtgttcaatATGGgtaagaccatgatatcttggaggtctacagaacagaccctagtcgatatatcttcgaaccatgtagagattattgctcttcaagaagtaattcgtgaatgtatatggattggatccataattacgcatgttcgaagcaattatggtttgaagtctaccacagatgagcctacgagcatttatgaggataatgccaTTTGCATTgaataaatgaagcaaggctacatcaaaggcgacaacaccaagtataataagcaacaacaaactctcctcaagatcaaactgAACTAGGTTTGATATGAGAATAGTATGACAAaattgttcactaagtcattgcctaagttccactttcaagaaacatgttggtaggaTTTTTTGCATAAGTTATCCGAGCTCCCATgttgtagtcatcagggggagatgcagacattagggggagatgtctacatgtttggtctcaaaatgtgaagggtgtgttgtactatttttctccttcgaccaaggttattttggtCCCactggtttttgttactcaacaAGGTTTTTGACAAGGCAACGAGAgtagcaccacgtttgggcgacacaagggggagtgtttaaggacacctagtTTGTGTGTCGGGCACAAACTATGattacttgtctgagttgtaatagggttagccTTAACTATATCTATGGAGATATCCTAATCATTGAGCGATTCAATTTCCTTGTAAAACTGATATTttttgcttgtaatcctctacatAAAGAGATcactattatcaataaaagcacaactcattctctcaattctctcttCTGTTATCATTTTTCCTAAAACAGATACATATGTAGATACATATATTTTAACCCTTGGATCCACCAACTCAAATTTACATTTCCTAGGCAAGTTGCTTGCTTGTGTAGTCACCAACTCAAATTCATAAAATGAGGACATCCTAATggtttttgccatccctaaagCCATTAGTAGGATGATGACGTGCATGCTACAAGTGGTGGATGAGTGTATACTGGCATATACTAGATCAAGACGCCCTCATTTTCCCTCCCTCGTAGGCAGGGCCGGCCCGTGACCAAGCAGACAAGGCGGTGGCCTTGGGCCTCAGTTTGGGGAAGGCCTTGAATCAAAATGCtcatcacatatatatatatatatatatatatatataatttttttttttttggagggtCGGCCAAGCATGAAGTCCCTGCACTCCTGCAGGCATGCGATGGTCTTGTCGTCTTGATATCCATGCCGGCATGTGGTGCTCACTAATCAAGGGTGAGATTGTGAGAATGttccgatatatatatatatatatatatatatatatatatatatatatatatatacagatcctatccagagcgaggcatcgctttgaaatttcagagcgaggttagggtttagtgtcacttttcggtcgcatatccacatctcaaccgttcagtttctaggtactaatgtatagatcatctctgcaaaatttcagccaaattgatggtcgttaaggcattgataactcccttaaagctagtacggttcaggttggacagattcagttcgtctattggtttaagcgagttagataccttaaagaccatcaatttcgttgaaattttgcagagatgatctatacattagcacctaaaaactgaacggttgagatgtggatatgcgacagaaaagtgaccctaaaccctaacctcgctctgaaatttcaaagcgatgcctcgctctggataggatctgataccaactgtcaggacccaccccggaattaccctcctaactcctaggtggacctgcggggcccacttttcgagaaaattcgacagaacctcccctaaaaatgggcaaccctaaacctgctgaaacaCTTCTCAATACTCTAAAtgctatgcttgaagccaccctgcttcctagcaacattccataattttccaagtataaacatcaaactccacaaccaaAACATCTTAAACAAATTACAACCCAACAACTCAAATCGTTCAACATCCTCCCAAATTAAACCACTctcttacacacataattatacaactgtataaatccactctcaacaagtattcagagcaatctaaggaacagactcggaatataatacaataagtaggttaatcaataacctactgagaatggatgacaaaggtggtactagcctccgctcctatgccggtccacagcactgtgatctgggcaatttaaaccaaagggcccagggggaaagtacataaaaacgttagagtgagtggacaaaataaataagtatcaataaagataaatttatactttcccacaagtttacaatataaagtctcgatgcatgcaacgtttataaaacgtatttctttaagtTCACAACTCGTGcaaaacattccagccccgctggataaaataaaccggactagccccgctagtcaaatcataataaaagatGGGGAAGGAccttcaccatacgaaagaagggagccttattggctcgggtcggagtgtcccacactctagagcatcccatgctctcctctactcgcctacgaacacatagtaagtagggaggagtactaataggctagccagtaataaaatatatatataacgaccctgggtatggcggtttaaaaaccgataaatccttaaagcttccccatgtcccacatataaagaaaatacgggtacgattcccaaccgtactatgattttcgtaaaaagccgtataaattaacagcgtgtcccacacgctaaagaaataaataaatcatcaatgaggcattcctAATGCCAAAATCGTAATCAATAAATAAACATGGAGATTTATTCCAACCAAACtccatttaaaaaataaagtctcaaatataaattcgaatccgagcataataactttatatccaaaactcacaaccgttataaatcataaatacttcatgagaaacaatatttaaaagtaattccataagataattcacaattatctttatatgctcggaaaatacgttaataaaataggacaagctttaataaataaatgcatgcatcacttatttgaaaacaaaagtccactcacaaagtacggctaagcctgccgtcgatccaaaccctcctcgaggaaatcctcctcacgtcctgtacaatataacgttcgtaactttaatttcgggatggaaaactaaattggattaattaaaatcaaccctaatatcaactttaattgcccaaattctcccaatcttcttcacacTACACCATAAACTTCTATTGATAGCATTTGAAAAACGCTATAGTAGGATACCATAGCGTTTTAGTAAACGCTATGTCTGCCCCAGCTATAATAGACCCGGGATCTTTCATAGCGTTTCTTCAAACGCTATAAAAAGTCTAGCATCCATAGCGTTTGTGTAAATGCTATTGTATACGATTCAATAGCGATTCAGAAACGCTATTATTGAACAATATATAGCGTTTATTAAATGCTCTTAATACACATACTgcatcttttaaaaaaaaatccactaCATTTATTTTATAGCATTTCAATGGTGCTATGTCCTATATGTAGTAGCAACTGAAAATTGCTACTATCCATTGCCACAACACTTTCATAATAAGACATCAAAAGTATATGGACTTTCATTAAATAATCTCAAAATACAATGTAATTAACATTCGTAAAATTAGACAAGTACTACATTGTCTCAGCCATCAAGTTCTTTTGCCCTTGTACACTGATGATACAAATCGAAAAGTCTTAATAACAAAACTAATCTATTCGTCGAAAGCAGCTTCCAAAACTCGCAGTGTATCCCATAATTGAACTGAACTGCCAAAACATAAAGTTAATCTGAAAGTTCAtacaaacatatataataaaCTAAAACATACCAAGTAGATACATGAAACTTTAGACTTATTATATGCTTGATCAAACTTAAATGTGCGATACTCTTACCTATGAGTGATGGTTAAATATGAAGAAGTCTTGGCCTATTAGCTGATTAGAAAAACAACCTCTATCAGCATGTAATGTTACTACATTAATCATTTCTCAACAAGACAAATTACTAAATATATATTCCTCTGCCATATTAGAATTCTATAGCAACAAAGCAAACCAAAGCCCCAATTGCAACACATTAAACAATCCACATATAAAAAAGAGTGAGAGCACTAAATGCATTATAACAAGAACTCAAGAACAAAACCAAACATAAACTGGaaacgccaaaaaaaaaaaaaaccaggaaaaacaaattaaaaccaAACTCAAGATCATGATAAgaaggaaaaacaaacaaacatttcCTTAACAGATTGTgaggcaaaagaaaaaaacaaccaAATTTATTATATTACTAAACAGAATTCTTTGAGCGAAGAGAAAGAGTACACAAATTTAGAGCTTTTTGAAGTATTTATTCATTCCATCTTGCAATAATGTACAACATAACAATCAATAATGATAAAGCTTATGTCAGTCATCAAGAGTGTATCAAAGCTAGAATTTTATCATTCACTAGTTGTGTTAGCATACCGGCCATCAATTTCAATTTAAGAATGCAAATTATAATACTAAGATGTATTTGACCTATTGTGACCATTTAAGATATCGAACCATATGGATATATTCTTCAAACTAAAGAGCATGAACCAAATGTTGATATTAAAACTCTAATACCGAGCAACCCACAAATTAACTATACCCAAAAGTTATGCAAAATGTGCACAATGAGATTTAACAGAACctaagaagaaatgaaaataggtaaagaaaaataaagaaagaacaacaacaacaaaaagagaGAATGTATACCTGATTATTTTCTTTTCGGAGTTGAACCAAACAGAACAAACCAACTTCCACCCTTAATCTGCAATTGACCAAATAAACAGAAAGAAACAGAACAATTAAACTCACTAAGATTTGTATACAACGTTCAGTGATAACAAGGCACTAATGTGAAtcttggtcttcttcttcttcttcttcttcttttttgaagaTCTTGGTCTTCTtatgtaaataaaaataataaggcAAAGTCCAGTTATCGATGGTTTCAGGGATGATACTAATGCCAGACTTCTCTGTATAACATCTCCACCCTATTCCTACAATCAATAACTATGAAATTCAAtagtaaagaaaaacaaacaagagATCTAATAAGATACAAAACAATAACCAGTCCAAGTTGTTTGAACTACAAAACAATAAATGGGTTGTGGAGCACCATACTGGACATCTCCTGTTATAAATGGGTTGATTACCTGGGCACCATTTGGGTCAATTTTTGTAGCCTTCCTCATAAATCCCAATGCCTTCCCTTTCTGCCCAACCTGAACATATATGTGACCAAAAGCCTATAGAAAAGAATCTATTAGCTGtgaaatgagaagaaaaaaagatcaCTGAGACCCGCATACTTTGACTCCAGCTCACTTTCAGTGTCTCCCAATTATCAGGGTAAATCGTTAAGACCTTTTTGAAAATGAACTTTTAAGATCTCCCATCTTTAGTTGTATTTGTCCCAAACCTGACACCGAGAGCCCAAAAGTTACGCACAAACATAAATGTAAACCATGTACATGAACATGAAGCCTATATTAATATGCATAGTTCTTTAGTACATAATCCATCTAGATGCATATGATCCATGCATAGCAAGTTAAACACAACCAGGAAAGAATCAATATGCAGACAATTAAGGGCCTCCTTATTTCACATGCGAcatatcttttctttttggcatATCTTCCATGCATATGATAATGAAGATTTAAAAATATGAATTCAGGGACAAGCATAACAATGAAGACAAACGATAAGAGCAACCAACAGAGGGGGGTGGGGAGAGTGAGagattgtttttctttgtggaGTAGAGAGAGATTATGTTAAAAGTGTTTTCCCTTATCATGATACCATAAATGCCCCAAACCCGCTTGGCAGACCCAGCCCGAAACTAGGACCTCCTGCATAACCTTAGTACCTTTAGAAGACTGGAAGCTCCAGAGAAATTCGTAGGTATGAATGGGTTCAACCCCAGACCGCATGGACGCGCATGCACTGCTACCCTGTAACAAAGAATGGgggaaaaaaacaaacaaacaaactcaTAAGGATTTTCCATTTGGCCATTTACCAAATAATATGATAGAATCTAAAATCAAGCCAGGGTTTTCTGAAATTTGAAAAGAGTACAGAAAACAACAAATTATTTAGCAGTTTTAAGGGTTTGTTGTTTTAATTGGGAAACAACTCAAATCGAACAAAAACAAGAATCGAAATTTTACATAAACTGATTCCAGGGGGCAACAATTGAAAAGTggacaaccaaacaaaaaaatccCCAATCGTCTCTAAAGCCTCAATATTTTAACAGCTATACAACTCATAATGATCTTTACTCAACCAAATCTGATTACCCATCCACATAAAAGCATAGCGGCAAAGAAAGACCAGCAAGATATTGAGAGAGGTAATAGAAGTTGAGCTTACCTGCAAGAGCATACAAGGGAACTGGAGAAGGAGCGGTGTTGTGGCGTTCTTTATCTTTTTATTGTGCGACGCAGAGAGAGCGTTTTCACTTTTTATTTCGGTGAGCACAAGAAAAGTCATTCTTGTGGAGCCGCGAAATGAAAATTAAACCTCGCGCCCTTGTTTTCAACAGGCGCCCTCATTTTCAATGGGCGTCCACGTTTCAGCTTGAATAGATAGcgctttgtttgttttttttttttttctcgcaCTAAAATGGCCTATTATAGCATTCAGTGAAAAAACGCTATTATGAAGTGCTATCAATAACCAGTTTTCTTGTAGTGTCAATAATATTATCTCCTTAAATGTATGGCccaaaggccaaaccgaggaaatccgatgaATGGATTCCTCATAATTCGATTTAACAAATTGTCCAACCTTTGAATAAACACCAATATTCATATCcaattcacctccaaatccatttccaagcttcgattAATAAACTAGACGTAAAAAGGATTAATTACAGTAACAACAAGTCGAAATTTCCGGCCAAAACGCCAACTCACGCGCCACTtacagtggcggtgcgtgggtttcacgtgCCGGTGCCAACCtcctcctccggctgcagtttgataCTTTTgtcgattccgg is a window from the Rosa chinensis cultivar Old Blush chromosome 2, RchiOBHm-V2, whole genome shotgun sequence genome containing:
- the LOC112190170 gene encoding uncharacterized protein LOC112190170 — translated: MTFLVLTEIKSENALSASHNKKIKNATTPLLLQFPCMLLQGSSACASMRSGVEPIHTYEFLWSFQSSKGFWSHICSGWATKIDPNGAQIKGGSWFVLFGSTPKRK